The Macrobrachium rosenbergii isolate ZJJX-2024 chromosome 18, ASM4041242v1, whole genome shotgun sequence genome has a window encoding:
- the LOC136847961 gene encoding uncharacterized protein: protein MVRGSYSIIPRSPKDSSVFGGLDYMHSHHHHFQSLPIPITYFQSPPIPITPLPIPSPVPITPLPIPSPVPITPLPIPNYHYHHFQSPPQFLSPHFQSPPIPITPLKIPPIPITPSQSPPIPIIAISSPLPVPITPLPISPIPITPLPIAPNSHHRHFQSPPSSHHPTSNRPNSHHPTSNPPIPITPLPIPQFPSPHFQSPPIPITSTSNPLPVPITPLPNPSPIPITPLPIAPIPIIPTSNRPNSHHPHFQSPQFPSPHFQSSPISITPLPVAPNSHHPTSNPPIPINPLPITPNSHHRHFQSLPIPITPLPIPNSHHPTSNPQFPSPHFQSPNSHHTASNRPQFPSPHFQSLPSSHHPTSNPLPNSHHHHFQSPPQFPSPHFQSPPIPITPLSITTNSHHPTSNPPIPITPLPIAPNSHHCHFQTPPQFPSPHFQSPQFPITPLPMPSPVPITPLPIPSPIPITTTSNPLPNSHHPTSNRPKFPSPHFQSTPIPITPLPTPQSPSSHFQSPPIPITATSNPLPVTITPLPIHQFHITPLPIALISHHHHFQSPNSN, encoded by the exons atggtccgcggctcatacagcattataccgagatcaccgaaagatagctctgttttcggtggccttgattatatgca TTCCCATCACCACCACTTCCAATCCCTCCCAATTCCCATCACGTACTTCCAATCGCCCCCAATTCCCATCACCCCACTTCCAATCCCCTCCCCAGTTCCCATCACCCCACTTCCAATCCCCTCCCCAGTTCCCATCACCCCACTTCCAATCCCCAATTATCATTACCACCACTTCCAATCCCCTCCCCAATTCCTATCACCCCACTTCCAATCTCCCCCAATTCCCATCACCCCACTTAAAATTCCCCCAATTCCCATCACCCCCTCCCAATCGCCCCCGATTCCCATCATCGCCATTTCCAGTCCCCTCCCAGTTCCCATCACCCCTCTTCCAATCTCCCCAATTCCCATCACCCCACTTCCAATCGCCCCCAATTCCCATCACCGCCACTTCCAATCCCCTCCCAGTTCCCATCACCCCACTTCCAATCGCCCTAATTCACATCACCCCACTTCCAATCCCCCAATTCCCATCACCCCACTTCCAATCCCCCAATTCCCATCACCCCACTTCCAATCGCCCCCAATTCCCATCACCTCCACTTCCAATCCCCTCCCAGTTCCCATCACCCCTCTTCCAAACCCTTCCCCAATACCCATCACCCCACTTCCAATCGCCCCAATTCCCATCATCCCCACTTCCAATCGCCCCAATTCCCATCATCCCCACTTCCAATCCCCTCAATTCCCATCACCCCACTTCCAGTCGTCCCCAATTTCCATCACTCcacttccagtggcccccaatTCCCATCACCCCACTTCCAACCCCCCAATTCCCATCAACCCACTTCCAATCACCCCCAATTCCCATCACCGCCACTTCCAATCCCTCCCAATTCCCATCACCCCACTGCCAATCCCCAATTCCCATCACCCCACTTCCAATCCCCAATTCCCATCACCCCACTTCCAATCCCCCAATTCCCATCACACCGCTTCCAATCGCCCCCAATTCCCATCACCCCACTTCCAATCCCTTCCCAGTTCCCATCATCCCACTTCCAATCCCCTCCCCAATTCCCATCACCACCACTTCCAATCCCCTCCCCAATTCCCATCACCCCACTTTCAATCTCCCCCAATTCCCATCACCCCACTTTCAATCACCACCAATTCCCATCACCCCACTTCCAACCCCCCAATCCCCATCACACCACTTCCAATCGCCCCCAATTCCCATCACTGCCACTTCCAAACCCCTCCCCAGTTCCCATCACCCCACTTCCAATCCCCCCAATTTCCCATCACCCCACTTCCAATGCCCTCCCCAGTTCCCATCACCCCACTTCCAATCCCCTCCCCAATTCCCATCACCACCACTTCCAATCCCCTCCCTAATTCCCATCACCCCACTTCCAATCGCCCCAAATTCCCATCACCCCACTTTCAATCGACCCCAATTCCCATCACCCCACTTCCAACCCCCCAATCCCCATCATCCCACTTCCAATCGCCCCCAATTCCCATCACCGCCACTTCCAATCCCCTCCCAGTTACCATCACCCCTCTTCCAATCCACCAATTTCAcatcaccccacttcctatcgccCTCATTTCCCATCACCACCACTTCCAATCCCCTAATTCCAATTAA